The following proteins come from a genomic window of Nocardioides albertanoniae:
- a CDS encoding HNH endonuclease signature motif containing protein: MSVENHVDHWGTSPRDPVATALAGIETSLGELLAMDPAYWRTSQKKDVLARLETLKAQQAALELRVLATAGDIAEETGDKDASAWMRAELFVDKGVARTQLKLAAAVTKHELLAAGLAEGVVSATKARVITKALDAIETNPVASAEDLLLAEKLLVDYATRLTANELRIVGKRILVEIDPARFEDAEAKALLAEEERAEQKTALRIWDNHDGTVGFDGVLPVAMGVRFKTHVEAWAQPRKQQLVEKGTPLPPWERLMGQGFARLLETIDPDALPRHGGDATTVNVVISLDELRKELGTAILGYDETNGTTISAAEARKMACNATIIPWVLGTDGQVLDAGRSSRFFQPIQRKALRLQQKCCQADGCDMPPEWCDAHHLEPWSLGGKTDLKDGVLLCPHHHRLAHAPGFIHERLPDGTIRFTRRP, encoded by the coding sequence ATGAGCGTCGAGAACCACGTCGACCACTGGGGCACCAGCCCTCGTGACCCGGTTGCGACCGCTCTCGCTGGCATCGAAACCTCTCTCGGTGAGCTACTTGCGATGGACCCTGCCTACTGGCGTACCAGTCAGAAGAAGGACGTCCTCGCGCGGCTCGAGACCCTCAAGGCACAGCAGGCTGCACTCGAACTACGGGTGCTCGCGACGGCTGGCGATATCGCCGAGGAGACCGGTGACAAGGATGCGTCTGCGTGGATGCGTGCGGAGCTGTTCGTCGACAAAGGCGTGGCTCGTACGCAGCTGAAACTCGCGGCCGCCGTGACCAAGCACGAGCTGCTAGCAGCCGGCCTAGCAGAAGGTGTCGTCTCCGCAACCAAGGCGCGAGTGATCACCAAAGCCCTCGACGCGATCGAGACCAACCCCGTCGCAAGTGCGGAAGACCTGCTGCTCGCGGAGAAGTTGTTGGTCGACTACGCGACCCGGCTGACCGCCAACGAACTTCGGATCGTTGGGAAGCGGATCCTGGTCGAGATCGACCCGGCCCGGTTCGAAGATGCCGAAGCCAAGGCCCTGTTGGCCGAGGAAGAACGAGCTGAGCAGAAGACCGCACTGCGGATCTGGGACAACCACGACGGCACGGTTGGATTCGACGGTGTGTTGCCGGTCGCGATGGGGGTGCGTTTCAAGACCCACGTCGAGGCCTGGGCCCAGCCCCGTAAGCAGCAGCTCGTCGAGAAGGGCACTCCGTTGCCGCCCTGGGAGCGACTCATGGGCCAAGGCTTCGCCCGACTGCTCGAGACCATCGACCCCGACGCCCTGCCCCGACACGGCGGCGACGCGACGACCGTCAACGTGGTCATCTCGCTCGACGAACTCCGCAAGGAGCTCGGCACCGCCATCCTCGGCTACGACGAGACCAACGGGACCACCATCTCAGCAGCCGAGGCACGGAAGATGGCCTGCAACGCCACGATCATCCCCTGGGTCCTGGGCACCGACGGCCAAGTCCTCGACGCAGGCCGATCCAGCCGCTTCTTCCAACCGATCCAACGCAAAGCACTCCGGCTCCAGCAGAAATGCTGCCAAGCCGACGGCTGCGACATGCCACCAGAGTGGTGCGACGCCCACCACCTCGAACCATGGTCACTCGGCGGGAAGACCGACCTCAAAGACGGCGTACTGCTGTGCCCTCATCACCATCGGCTGGCGCACGCACCAGGTTTCATCCATGAGCGACTGCCGGACGGGACGATCCGGTTCACTCGACGCCCCTGA
- a CDS encoding MFS transporter: MRSRRPSRTGRRPTPTKRRNDSGRETERHQPQARTDAQPPPQGADFASMTRLQLARSAVFVAFAIQGLTFASLITRLESIQSKLDLSAADVFVVLGTTTAVGAVGSVVAGHLATRIGSATTLSLMLAGASVTAVAPAFAPTMTILLVLIGVYGFFLGGVDASMNMQGTATQDAYARPLMNGFHAMWSAAAVAGAVYATVTIALGVPLGLDMIPIAILGLVANAGTFILLLPPGAVDAAEHRTDTAQRPRPRLPWLPLLLVAVPTFAMWFIDSAASAWGGIYVVDGLGAMAAVAPAIYAAYQLVLLAVRLPGDRLVARFGAERVIRTGGVVGVGALVLIVVAPHWSVAAIGFAILGGSLAMVPPQSFVAAAHISPDNAEEAIARVNLANYAGYLAAASLIAAVAEVFGERSMFVIPLAVAVLIPVMARRFATRPAVAYEAEELPPVS; the protein is encoded by the coding sequence GTGAGATCGAGAAGACCCTCACGTACGGGTCGGCGGCCCACACCAACCAAAAGAAGAAACGATTCCGGCAGGGAGACCGAAAGACACCAACCACAAGCAAGAACCGATGCACAACCACCCCCACAAGGTGCAGACTTCGCGTCCATGACCCGACTCCAGCTGGCCCGCAGTGCGGTGTTCGTCGCCTTCGCGATCCAGGGGCTGACGTTCGCCTCACTGATCACCCGCTTGGAGTCGATCCAGTCCAAGCTCGACCTCAGCGCGGCCGACGTGTTCGTCGTGCTCGGCACGACGACAGCAGTCGGAGCAGTCGGCAGCGTCGTGGCGGGCCACCTGGCCACCCGGATCGGCAGCGCGACGACGCTCTCGCTGATGCTCGCCGGGGCATCGGTGACGGCGGTCGCGCCGGCGTTCGCGCCGACGATGACGATCCTGCTGGTGCTGATCGGTGTCTACGGCTTCTTCCTTGGTGGTGTCGATGCCTCGATGAACATGCAGGGCACGGCCACGCAGGATGCGTACGCCCGGCCGTTGATGAACGGGTTCCATGCGATGTGGAGCGCGGCCGCGGTCGCAGGTGCGGTCTATGCAACCGTGACGATCGCCCTCGGCGTACCTCTGGGTCTCGACATGATCCCGATCGCGATCCTCGGGCTGGTCGCCAACGCCGGCACCTTCATCCTGCTGCTGCCGCCCGGGGCGGTCGACGCGGCGGAGCACCGCACCGACACCGCGCAGAGACCCAGGCCGCGGCTGCCATGGCTGCCGCTGCTCCTCGTCGCGGTGCCGACGTTCGCGATGTGGTTCATCGACTCGGCAGCCTCGGCATGGGGCGGCATCTATGTCGTCGACGGCCTGGGGGCGATGGCGGCGGTGGCGCCCGCGATCTATGCGGCCTACCAGCTGGTGCTCCTGGCCGTACGCCTCCCCGGCGACCGCCTGGTGGCCCGGTTCGGGGCCGAGCGGGTGATCCGCACCGGCGGCGTCGTCGGCGTGGGGGCGCTGGTGCTGATCGTCGTGGCGCCGCACTGGAGCGTGGCGGCGATCGGGTTCGCGATCCTCGGTGGCAGCCTGGCGATGGTGCCGCCGCAGTCGTTCGTGGCGGCGGCGCACATCTCCCCGGACAACGCCGAGGAGGCGATCGCCCGGGTCAACCTGGCCAACTATGCGGGCTATCTGGCCGCGGCCTCCCTGATCGCCGCCGTGGCGGAGGTGTTCGGCGAACGCTCGATGTTCGTGATCCCCCTGGCCGTCGCCGTGCTCATCCCGGTCATGGCCCGCCGCTTCGCGACCCGGCCCGCGGTGGCGTACGAAGCCGAGGAGTTACCCCCTGTTTCTTGA
- a CDS encoding Fur family transcriptional regulator gives MGNETYEEQLRGASLRVTRPRVAVLGAVTEHAHADTETILGAVRERLPDVSHQAVYDSLAALSAAGIVRRLQPSGSVARYETRVGDNHHHVVCRSCGAIADVDCAVGDAPCLTASDDHGFVVDEAEVIYWGTCPQCQAALRKI, from the coding sequence GTGGGGAACGAGACGTACGAAGAGCAGCTTCGCGGAGCCTCCCTACGCGTCACTCGACCCAGAGTGGCCGTGCTGGGGGCCGTCACCGAACATGCGCACGCCGACACCGAGACCATCCTCGGAGCGGTGCGCGAGCGGCTTCCTGACGTCTCCCACCAGGCCGTCTACGACTCCTTGGCCGCCCTCTCGGCAGCCGGGATCGTACGCCGCCTCCAGCCGTCCGGCTCGGTAGCTCGTTATGAGACCCGGGTCGGGGACAACCACCACCACGTGGTCTGCCGCTCCTGCGGGGCGATCGCCGACGTCGACTGCGCCGTCGGCGACGCGCCCTGCCTGACGGCATCGGACGACCACGGCTTCGTCGTCGACGAGGCCGAGGTCATCTATTGGGGCACCTGTCCGCAGTGTCAGGCCGCCCTCCGCAAGATCTGA